Proteins co-encoded in one Kribbella qitaiheensis genomic window:
- a CDS encoding trans-sulfuration enzyme family protein: MTRLDTRSVHAGRDDLTALGVHVPPIDLSTTYPLPGVEAGGASYDELALGNGPDGGSLVYQRLWNPTVARLEEALAELEHCDGAVAFGSGMAALSACLLATVAAGKPHVVAVRPLYGGSDHLLSTGLLGTTVSWATPSGVADAVRPDTGLVLVETPANPTVELVDIAQVVRQAGSEIPVLVDNTFATPVLQQPVDHGATLVLHSATKYLGGHGDVMGGLVAGPNEWVARLRQVRAVTGGLLHPLAAYELHRGLQTLPVRVRAQQSVASKVAGWLTDHPAVDNVFYPGLPECDPLGLVGRQQAGPGAVLAFTTKDAARVAASVRLITHAVSLGGVDTLIQHPAGLTHRLVAAEARPDQDLLRLSVGLEDAEDLITDLAQALDGQTD, from the coding sequence ATGACCCGACTGGACACCCGTTCCGTACACGCCGGCCGCGACGACCTGACCGCACTGGGCGTGCACGTCCCACCCATCGACCTGTCCACCACCTACCCGCTCCCGGGCGTCGAGGCCGGTGGCGCGTCGTACGACGAACTGGCGCTCGGCAACGGCCCGGACGGCGGCAGCCTCGTCTACCAGCGGCTGTGGAATCCCACCGTCGCCCGCCTGGAGGAGGCGCTCGCCGAGCTCGAACACTGCGATGGCGCCGTCGCCTTCGGCAGCGGCATGGCCGCGCTCTCGGCCTGCCTGCTCGCGACTGTGGCGGCGGGGAAGCCGCACGTGGTTGCTGTCCGCCCCTTGTACGGCGGCTCGGACCACCTGTTGTCCACAGGCCTGCTCGGTACGACGGTCAGCTGGGCGACCCCGAGCGGTGTCGCTGACGCCGTACGGCCGGACACCGGACTGGTGCTGGTGGAGACCCCGGCGAACCCGACCGTGGAGCTGGTGGATATCGCGCAGGTGGTCCGCCAGGCCGGCTCGGAGATCCCGGTGCTTGTGGACAACACCTTCGCGACCCCCGTGCTTCAACAGCCTGTGGATCATGGCGCGACCCTGGTGTTGCACTCAGCAACGAAGTACCTCGGCGGGCACGGAGACGTGATGGGCGGACTCGTCGCCGGGCCGAACGAGTGGGTCGCGCGGCTACGGCAAGTGCGGGCGGTGACTGGCGGCCTGCTGCACCCGCTGGCAGCATACGAGCTGCACAGGGGATTGCAGACCCTGCCGGTGCGCGTCCGGGCGCAGCAGTCGGTGGCGTCGAAGGTGGCGGGGTGGCTGACTGACCACCCGGCTGTGGACAACGTGTTCTACCCGGGACTGCCCGAGTGCGACCCGCTAGGGCTCGTCGGGCGGCAGCAGGCCGGGCCGGGTGCGGTACTGGCTTTCACTACGAAGGACGCGGCGCGCGTGGCGGCGTCGGTGCGGTTGATCACCCACGCGGTGTCCCTGGGTGGAGTGGACACGCTCATCCAGCACCCGGCGGGCCTGACACATCGCCTGGTGGCGGCCGAGGCCAGACCGGATCAGGACCTGCTGCGCCTCAGCGTCGGGCTGGAGGACGCGGAAGACCTGATCACCGACCTGGCTCAGGCGCTCGACGGACAGACTGACTGA
- a CDS encoding Lrp/AsnC family transcriptional regulator, translated as MPKDRRTPGPAPRPVPAALDEVDQELVRLLTADGRMPNNALAEATGIAPSTCLIRVRALRDRGVIRGFHADVDLGALGLPLQAMVAIRIGAHSRDEIDRFRAKAPRLPGVLALYHVSGANDYLLHVAAATPDALRDFVLDHLTADPAVIHAETSLIFEHLRGIPG; from the coding sequence ATGCCGAAGGATCGCCGGACGCCCGGACCGGCCCCCCGGCCGGTACCGGCAGCGCTCGACGAGGTCGATCAGGAGCTGGTCCGGCTGCTGACCGCCGACGGGCGGATGCCGAACAACGCGCTGGCCGAGGCGACCGGGATCGCGCCGTCGACCTGCCTGATCCGGGTCCGCGCGCTCCGCGACCGGGGCGTCATCCGCGGCTTCCACGCCGACGTGGACCTGGGCGCGCTCGGGCTGCCGCTGCAGGCGATGGTGGCGATCCGGATCGGCGCTCACTCCCGAGACGAGATCGACCGCTTCCGCGCGAAGGCGCCGCGGCTCCCCGGCGTACTGGCGCTCTACCACGTGAGCGGCGCGAACGATTACCTACTGCACGTCGCGGCCGCCACCCCCGACGCCTTGCGCGACTTCGTCCTCGACCACCTCACCGCGGACCCGGCCGTCATCCACGCCGAAACCAGCCTCATCTTCGAACACCTCCGCGGCATCCCCGGCTAG
- a CDS encoding class I SAM-dependent methyltransferase: MSDSVRIITEANRTSWNQIAPQRPGDPAEFFAGGGLALDDFEQELAGDVRGRRVLQLACSSGDQVLSWANLGANAVGVDISDVAIDVARRKAAEAGIEAEFLQADMFELPVELREFDLIYFSAGAICWVPDLAQFAAIVADRLRPGGSVLMVDHHPVWEVLAVRGDNEFGVVGDYFGRHTPRGETDDAKRPLGARGAESPPPFSAFIWPVSDVVMAFIGAGLRLEAFSEGGAPALYAGAGGVAANLPAYYVIKASRPQLSRVAE; this comes from the coding sequence ATGTCCGATTCGGTCCGCATCATCACCGAGGCCAACCGCACGAGCTGGAACCAGATCGCACCCCAGCGGCCGGGCGATCCGGCCGAGTTCTTCGCTGGCGGCGGCCTCGCGTTGGACGACTTCGAGCAGGAACTGGCAGGGGACGTTCGCGGCAGGCGTGTGCTCCAACTCGCCTGCTCCTCCGGCGACCAGGTGCTGTCCTGGGCCAACCTCGGCGCGAACGCCGTCGGGGTCGACATCTCGGACGTGGCGATCGACGTCGCCCGGCGGAAGGCTGCTGAGGCCGGCATCGAGGCCGAGTTCCTGCAGGCCGACATGTTCGAGTTGCCGGTCGAGCTCAGGGAATTCGATCTCATCTACTTCAGCGCGGGCGCGATCTGCTGGGTGCCGGACCTGGCGCAGTTCGCAGCCATCGTCGCCGACCGGTTGCGGCCGGGCGGCTCCGTGCTGATGGTCGACCATCATCCGGTCTGGGAGGTGCTGGCCGTTCGCGGTGACAACGAGTTCGGCGTGGTCGGCGACTACTTCGGCCGGCACACTCCGCGGGGTGAGACCGACGATGCGAAGCGACCGTTGGGAGCGCGTGGCGCCGAGAGCCCACCACCGTTCTCGGCGTTCATCTGGCCGGTGAGCGATGTGGTGATGGCCTTCATCGGCGCCGGACTCCGGCTGGAGGCCTTCTCCGAGGGCGGTGCGCCTGCCTTGTACGCCGGTGCCGGTGGCGTCGCGGCCAACCTCCCGGCGTACTACGTGATCAAGGCATCCCGGCCACAGCTATCGCGGGTCGCCGAGTAG
- a CDS encoding nuclear transport factor 2 family protein, translated as MHWLRGEYPELHLDIKRVIGEGDLVVTHSHLVLEPGKPGQALADHFRLENGKVVEHSDVIQDNLETSANKTPCCSVLRLKFAG; from the coding sequence GTGCACTGGTTGCGGGGCGAGTATCCGGAGCTGCACCTCGACATCAAGCGCGTGATCGGCGAGGGCGATCTGGTGGTCACGCACTCGCACCTCGTGCTTGAGCCAGGCAAGCCGGGGCAGGCGCTCGCGGACCACTTCCGTCTGGAGAACGGCAAGGTCGTCGAGCACTCGGATGTCATCCAGGACAACCTCGAGACCTCGGCCAACAAAACACCATGTTGTAGTGTCCTGCGTCTGAAGTTCGCTGGATAA
- a CDS encoding LLM class flavin-dependent oxidoreductase, with translation MSPEPMPLSVLDLSPVPTGTRPSQALHETLELARTTEAAGYHRFWLAEHHNIPSVVSSSPEVMIAAVAAVTSTIRVGSGGIMLPNHSPLKVAEWFRVLGGLYPDRIDLGLGRAPGTDQRTALALRRGREALGADDFTEQYAELRAYAEGFPAGHPFAPISAQPDDIPLPPVWILGSSTYGGQAAAILGTGFAYAGHFGTLDPAGVISSYKNAFQPSAEQVEPHAILALAAIVAETEERAQELALANALSMLRLRSGRPGPLPSPEEAAAYPWSEGERAAVEEWTGLVSVGTPDQVAADLGRRANKAGADELIITTSIHDPAERRHSYTLLANAWDLKPR, from the coding sequence GTGAGCCCTGAACCGATGCCCCTGTCCGTGCTCGACCTTTCGCCGGTGCCGACCGGGACGCGGCCGTCCCAGGCGCTGCACGAAACTTTGGAGCTCGCCCGTACGACGGAAGCGGCGGGGTATCACCGCTTCTGGCTCGCCGAGCACCACAACATCCCGAGTGTCGTGAGCTCGAGCCCCGAGGTGATGATCGCGGCCGTTGCCGCCGTCACCTCCACGATTCGGGTCGGCTCGGGCGGCATCATGCTGCCGAACCACTCCCCGCTGAAGGTCGCCGAATGGTTCCGCGTCCTCGGCGGTCTGTACCCGGACCGGATCGACCTCGGCCTCGGCCGCGCGCCCGGCACCGACCAGCGCACCGCGCTCGCGCTGCGCCGCGGCCGGGAGGCGCTCGGCGCCGACGACTTCACCGAGCAGTACGCCGAACTTCGCGCGTATGCCGAGGGCTTCCCGGCCGGGCATCCGTTCGCCCCGATCTCCGCGCAGCCCGACGACATCCCGCTGCCGCCGGTGTGGATCCTCGGCTCCAGCACGTACGGCGGTCAGGCGGCCGCCATCCTCGGCACCGGTTTCGCGTACGCCGGGCACTTCGGCACCCTCGACCCGGCCGGGGTCATCTCGTCGTACAAGAACGCCTTCCAGCCGTCGGCAGAGCAGGTCGAGCCGCACGCGATCCTCGCCCTCGCCGCGATCGTCGCCGAGACCGAGGAGCGCGCCCAGGAACTCGCACTGGCGAATGCGCTCTCCATGCTCCGGCTTCGCTCCGGCCGCCCTGGCCCGCTCCCATCACCCGAAGAAGCCGCGGCGTACCCGTGGTCCGAAGGCGAACGCGCCGCCGTCGAGGAATGGACCGGCCTCGTCTCAGTCGGCACTCCCGACCAGGTCGCCGCTGACCTCGGCCGTCGCGCCAACAAGGCCGGCGCAGACGAGCTCATCATCACCACGTCGATCCACGACCCAGCCGAACGCCGCCACTCCTACACGCTGCTCGCAAACGCCTGGGACCTGAAACCCCGCTAG
- a CDS encoding NADPH-dependent FMN reductase — translation MTVHPLVVALVVRSTEPGRFGTAATAWFARQVERRDDFKLDLIDLAVTPPDSLADRIAAADSAVIVSPEYNHSYPGELKIAIDSVRRPWYAKPVAFIVYGGRSGGLRAAEQLRLVFAELHAVPIRETLSFHQVPSCFTNEGEPVEPGTTNAATTLLDRLAWWARALRDARATTPYPV, via the coding sequence GTGACCGTTCATCCGCTCGTCGTGGCCCTCGTGGTGCGCTCGACCGAGCCCGGGCGGTTCGGGACGGCCGCGACCGCGTGGTTCGCGCGGCAGGTGGAGCGGCGGGACGACTTCAAGCTCGACCTCATCGATCTCGCGGTCACTCCACCGGATTCGCTCGCGGACCGGATCGCGGCTGCCGACTCGGCGGTGATCGTCAGCCCGGAGTACAACCATTCCTACCCCGGCGAACTGAAGATCGCGATCGACTCCGTCCGCCGCCCCTGGTACGCGAAGCCGGTCGCCTTCATCGTGTACGGCGGTCGCTCAGGCGGCCTCCGAGCAGCTGAGCAACTCCGCCTGGTCTTCGCCGAACTCCATGCGGTGCCGATCCGCGAAACCCTCAGCTTCCACCAGGTCCCCAGCTGCTTCACGAACGAAGGCGAGCCAGTCGAGCCTGGCACGACGAACGCGGCAACCACCCTGCTCGACCGCCTCGCCTGGTGGGCCCGCGCCCTCCGCGACGCCCGCGCCACCACGCCGTACCCCGTCTGA
- a CDS encoding M4 family metallopeptidase has protein sequence MRVHHIVPPYLLAHLERTAPDPNLRARYRQSLQNDAEFRARPGTATSATASEGSGGLRRQVHDAEHETSLPGALVRAEGADAVADAIADATVNQAYDGTGATWTMYKECFERDSIDGAGLPLISTVHYDRDYANAFWDGSQLIFGDGDGEIFGDFTKSIEVTGHELTHGVTQYTANLAYEGQSGALNESISDVFGSLAKQHHLGQAAADADWLIGAGIFQPGVQGVALRSMAAPGTAYDDPRLGKDPQPSHMSAYVETTEDSGGVHLNSGIPNYAFYLVATELGGNAWSEAGRIWYATLTSGTLPETADFTTFAEATQSAATTLFGADSRQLTAVTTAWNQVGVLTTSPADSPADPAEPPADSPAGPAVSPSPAADPAAPPPPAEPGERSSGDETGGEGHASSAESADLMRAANTTLAPNTPPAPPEPTATPDSPQGEPPAKD, from the coding sequence ATGAGGGTCCATCACATCGTGCCGCCGTACCTGCTCGCGCACCTTGAGCGAACCGCGCCCGACCCGAACCTGCGGGCTCGTTACCGCCAGTCCTTGCAGAACGACGCAGAGTTCCGGGCCAGGCCCGGAACCGCTACTTCCGCTACTGCTTCCGAAGGTTCGGGCGGTTTGCGGCGGCAAGTCCATGATGCCGAGCACGAGACGTCGTTGCCAGGGGCCTTGGTCCGGGCCGAGGGCGCGGATGCCGTTGCCGATGCCATTGCCGATGCCACGGTCAACCAGGCGTACGACGGGACCGGCGCGACCTGGACGATGTACAAGGAGTGCTTCGAGCGGGACTCGATCGACGGCGCCGGGCTCCCGCTGATCTCGACGGTGCACTACGACCGCGACTACGCGAACGCCTTCTGGGACGGCAGCCAGCTGATCTTCGGCGACGGTGACGGCGAGATCTTCGGCGATTTCACCAAATCGATCGAGGTCACCGGGCACGAGTTGACGCACGGCGTCACGCAGTACACGGCGAACCTCGCGTACGAAGGACAGTCGGGCGCGCTGAACGAGTCGATCTCGGACGTGTTCGGCTCGCTGGCGAAACAGCATCACCTCGGTCAGGCCGCCGCCGACGCGGACTGGCTGATCGGGGCCGGCATCTTCCAGCCCGGCGTGCAAGGCGTCGCACTTCGGTCGATGGCAGCACCCGGTACCGCGTACGACGACCCGCGGCTCGGCAAGGATCCGCAGCCGTCGCACATGTCGGCGTACGTGGAGACCACCGAGGACAGCGGCGGTGTGCACCTCAACTCGGGCATCCCCAACTACGCGTTCTACCTGGTCGCGACGGAATTGGGCGGCAACGCCTGGTCCGAAGCGGGCCGCATCTGGTACGCCACCCTCACCTCGGGCACCCTCCCCGAAACAGCCGACTTCACCACCTTCGCCGAAGCAACCCAATCAGCCGCCACCACCTTGTTCGGCGCAGACTCCCGCCAACTAACAGCAGTAACCACCGCCTGGAACCAGGTAGGAGTCCTCACCACCTCACCCGCCGACTCACCCGCGGATCCCGCCGAGCCACCGGCCGATTCACCCGCAGGCCCCGCCGTCTCACCCTCTCCCGCCGCGGACCCCGCCGCACCGCCGCCCCCGGCGGAGCCGGGCGAGCGGTCGAGTGGGGACGAGACGGGCGGCGAGGGGCATGCCAGTAGTGCTGAGTCCGCTGACCTGATGCGTGCTGCCAACACGACCCTCGCGCCCAACACCCCGCCTGCCCCGCCCGAGCCGACCGCCACCCCCGACTCACCGCAAGGCGAACCACCAGCCAAGGATTGA
- a CDS encoding HelD family protein, whose translation MELLNPVQDEQVHLTAFYATLDHERELTERRQADEQVAGTRNRQALHQRDGRVRDLNARLSRLNAAEEGLCFGRLDDADGEVLHIGRLSLHDETYEPLLTDWRAPAARPFYIATAIQNHGVVRRRHIQTRLRQVLDVQDEQLDLDRSAPGRSQPGRGVVGEQILLGALNARRTGTMESIVRTIQADQDGIIRSDLAGILVVQGGPGTGKTAIALHRAAFLLYTHRAQLEKRGILVVGPNPTFLKFIGQVLPSLGEDGVRLVTLAELYPGLTATRPEPAEVTEVKGRAVMAEVITKAVADRQWMPSGPIEVTVDRTVLRLDPAVVQDARGSARARRTTHNQARPFFLKDIVDNLTNQYADIIGTDPLDGENLLDEYDLAELRKEVLAEPAIRDLLDRLWPLLSPQALLVDLFGDEKRLASSAPQLSALDREHLLRYGDDWSPADVPLLDEAAELLGEDDNDAARRKAERARAIAYAQGSLDVLSGSGSTDYDDEDEAEVLTAKDILDAEAFAERYEADDDRTLADRAAADRRWTYGHVIVDEAQELSPMAWRAIGRRCPLRSMTLVGDVAQTGAAGGGTSWQRALAPTFGDRWRLAELTVNYRTPAEVMDLAAHVLAEVDPTAKAPESVRSTGVRPWYEEVGPTDQAQYVGKVAREEVHHGQVGVITSRSRLELVQEAIGEHPDITVLTVAGAKGLEFDSVLVVDPDGIMLESPRGLRDLYVALTRCTQRLGVIGPLPPVLRNADGWDVRGQ comes from the coding sequence TTGGAATTGCTGAATCCGGTCCAAGATGAACAGGTTCACCTGACGGCTTTCTACGCGACGCTCGACCACGAGCGCGAGTTGACCGAGCGCCGCCAGGCCGATGAACAGGTGGCCGGCACGCGGAACCGGCAAGCCCTGCACCAGCGCGACGGACGGGTCCGTGACCTCAACGCGAGGCTCTCCCGACTGAACGCCGCCGAGGAGGGACTCTGCTTCGGCCGGCTCGACGACGCCGACGGCGAGGTCCTGCACATCGGCCGGCTCAGCCTTCACGACGAGACCTACGAACCGCTGCTCACCGACTGGCGCGCGCCTGCGGCCAGGCCGTTCTACATCGCCACCGCGATCCAGAACCACGGCGTGGTCCGTCGCCGGCACATCCAGACCCGGCTCCGCCAGGTGCTCGACGTACAGGACGAGCAACTGGACCTCGACCGGTCCGCGCCCGGCCGGTCGCAGCCCGGCCGCGGCGTGGTCGGCGAGCAGATCCTGCTCGGCGCGCTGAACGCCCGGCGGACCGGCACGATGGAGTCGATCGTGCGGACGATCCAGGCCGACCAGGACGGGATCATCCGGTCCGACCTGGCCGGCATCCTGGTGGTCCAGGGCGGTCCGGGCACCGGCAAGACCGCGATTGCCCTGCACCGGGCCGCATTTCTGCTGTACACGCATCGGGCTCAACTGGAAAAGCGCGGAATTCTCGTCGTCGGGCCAAATCCGACGTTCCTGAAGTTCATCGGCCAGGTGCTGCCGTCACTCGGCGAGGACGGGGTCCGCCTCGTCACCCTCGCCGAGCTGTACCCGGGCCTGACCGCGACCCGCCCCGAGCCCGCCGAGGTCACCGAGGTGAAGGGCCGCGCCGTGATGGCCGAGGTGATCACGAAGGCGGTCGCGGACCGGCAATGGATGCCGTCCGGGCCGATCGAGGTCACCGTCGACCGGACCGTACTGCGACTGGATCCCGCCGTCGTCCAGGACGCCCGCGGCAGCGCCCGGGCCCGCCGCACGACGCACAACCAGGCCCGGCCGTTCTTCCTGAAGGACATCGTCGACAACCTGACCAACCAGTACGCCGACATCATCGGCACCGACCCGCTCGACGGCGAGAACCTGCTCGACGAGTACGACCTGGCCGAACTCCGCAAGGAGGTCCTCGCCGAGCCCGCGATCCGCGACCTGCTCGATCGTCTCTGGCCGCTGCTCAGCCCACAGGCTCTCCTGGTCGACCTGTTCGGTGACGAGAAGCGGCTCGCTTCGTCGGCGCCGCAGCTCAGCGCGCTCGACCGCGAACACCTGCTCCGGTACGGCGACGACTGGAGCCCGGCCGACGTCCCGTTGCTCGACGAGGCCGCCGAGCTGCTCGGTGAGGACGACAACGATGCCGCTCGTCGCAAGGCCGAGCGAGCTCGCGCAATCGCTTACGCACAAGGGTCTCTGGACGTCCTGTCCGGCTCTGGCTCGACCGACTACGACGATGAGGACGAGGCGGAAGTCCTTACCGCTAAGGACATTCTCGACGCGGAGGCTTTCGCCGAGCGGTACGAGGCGGACGACGATCGCACCTTGGCCGATCGCGCCGCGGCCGATCGGCGCTGGACGTACGGGCACGTGATCGTGGACGAGGCGCAGGAGTTGTCCCCGATGGCGTGGCGCGCGATCGGCCGGCGGTGCCCGTTGCGGTCGATGACACTGGTCGGCGATGTCGCGCAGACCGGTGCCGCCGGTGGTGGGACGAGTTGGCAGCGGGCGCTCGCACCCACCTTCGGGGATCGCTGGCGGCTGGCGGAGCTCACCGTCAACTACCGCACCCCGGCCGAGGTGATGGACCTCGCGGCGCACGTGCTGGCCGAGGTCGATCCGACCGCGAAGGCGCCGGAGTCGGTGCGCTCGACCGGCGTACGGCCTTGGTACGAAGAGGTCGGGCCGACGGATCAGGCGCAGTACGTCGGGAAGGTGGCACGCGAGGAGGTGCACCACGGGCAGGTCGGCGTGATCACCTCCCGGTCCCGGCTGGAGCTGGTCCAGGAGGCGATCGGCGAACATCCCGACATCACCGTACTGACCGTGGCCGGCGCGAAGGGGCTCGAGTTCGACTCCGTCCTGGTGGTCGACCCGGACGGCATCATGCTCGAGTCCCCGCGCGGCCTGCGCGATCTCTACGTCGCCCTGACCCGCTGCACCCAGCGCCTCGGCGTCATCGGCCCGCTCCCGCCCGTACTACGGAACGCGGACGGCTGGGATGTCCGGGGTCAGTGA